The nucleotide window AGCAAAAAATGTTTGGCCATTTAAGTCTCGGAAAAAAACTTACCCTCGGCTTCCTTGTCATAGCCGTTCTGCTGTTAATCGTCGGCGGCTTTGGTTACAGGAGCCTCGACAGGGTTGCCGACGACAATGCAGCAACACAGCGCACATTCGCCCACGCAGACGCTGCCATGGAAATCAAGCATAACCTCGCGCTCGAGAGGCTCTTCTTTATGGAACTTCTTGCCTCAGAAGATCTGACTGATTTCGAAAGCGTATGGGGAGAGCACGAAGAAGCATCCTCTGCCTTCGTGGCCTATTCAAACGCGCTGCTTAACGGAGCAGAGGTCGAAGGCGAGCGCATCGAGGCCATAAAGAACGAAAAACTAAGGGCCCTGGTATCTAAATCCCTTTCAACATACGCAAATGAAATACTGCCAAGGTTCAAGGAACTCAAACCTGTCATAACCGAACTGCACGAAACCAGGGGAAAAATCGCCTCCCTTGGCGCAAAAGAGGTAGCGGCCGAAAGGGCCCTGGAGGCAAAGCTTGCTACCCTCGTTAAAGAGGCCAATCGAATAGACTCGGAGCTTGACGATAACGGCCGGCACATGGACACAATACTTGCGGAACTCGAACGTGCTCGCAAGGGAGATATTCAAAGCATCTTCGCCTCGGCAGAGACGCATGCCTCATCCTCCAAGACAATCACAATTACATCCATTATAATAGGCTTCGGCGCAGCAATTTTACTTGGCATAATCATGGCAAGACGCATATCAAGGCCCATATACGCCGTGATAAACGAGCTTTCCGGCGGCGCAGACCAGGTGCATGACGCCGCTGCCCAGCTATCTTCGTCAAGCCAGCAGCTCTCTCAAAACGCAAGTGAGCAGGCAAGCACCCTCGAGGAAACGAGCGCATCCATCCAGCAGGTGTTCTCCATGGTCAAACAGAATGCCGAGAACTCCGACCAGGCAAACAAGATGGCATCCGGCGCGAAGATGACGGCAGAGCGCGGCGCAAAAACAGTATTCGAGATGATAGACGGCATGAACCAGATAAACAAGGGAAGCTCCGAGGTTTCGAAAATCATAAAGGTCATAAACGAAATCGCCTTCCAGACAAACCTCCTTGCGCTAAACGCCGCAGTAGAGGCGGCAAGGGCAGGCGAGCACGGCAAGGGCTTTGCCGTTGTAGCCGAAGAGGTAAGGAACCTCGCAAAAAGATCGGCCGAGGCTGCAAAGGAAACCACCTCTCTTATCGAGCAGTCAGTGCTTCTTGCGAGCCAGGGCTCTGCAAAGGCCTCGGAAGCAGGTGGCGTGCTCTCGGGCATAGTGGACACCAATAAAAAGATGGAAGACCTTGTAAGCGAAATCAGTGCGGCAAGCAGAGAGCAAAGCGACGGGCTCGAGCAGGTGACCAAGGCAATCACCCAAATTGACGACGTAACGCAGCAGATATCGGCAGCGAGCGAGGAAAGCGCGGCAAGCGCCGAGGAACTAGCCTCTCAGGCCGACTCGATGAAGGTACTCGTTGAAAAGCTCGGCTCCATCATCGACGGCAGTAGCCGGGCAGGCTCGGCTGTTGCCGGGAATACACGCATCGGCAAAACGGCAGCTCCCGGCAGTAATGCCGTACCAACAAGAAAGATTACGACAGGCAAAAAAACTACGCAGCAAAAGGGCAACGGCCACGCAAAGCCGGCAAAGGCCGTGGTAGCAGCGCCAAGAGAACGCTTTGCAAAGGTTATTCCGCTAAACGATAAAGAAGAGGACGAGTTCAAGGAATTCTAATCCGTGGCAACACGGCAACAACGGTTGGTTCCTACCTGATAAGGGCCTTTAACGCCTCGGCATAAACGTTATAATCCTTTTCCGAAAAAAGCACCATCCTAACAAGCCGCACTTCTTCGTGTTCCTTCAAAAATCCTATTATCGTCTTTAGCGCTATTCTCGAGGCCTGCTCTACCGGATATCCGTAGGCCCCTGTGCTTATCGACGGAAACGCAATGGACACGATTCCCCTCTCCGCCGCTATCTGAAGGCTCGTTCTGTACGCGCCCTTCAAGTGCTCCCGGTCAACGCCCTTGCCGTCCCTGAAAACAGGGCCAACGGCGTGTATAACGAACCTTGCCTTAAGGTTGCCGCCGCCGGTCATAACGGCGCTCCCCGTGGGGCAGCCGCCGATCCTTCTGCACTCGGCCATTATCTCCGGCCCGCCTGCCATGTGTATGGCGCCGTCGACTCCGCCGCCTCCGGCAAGGGCGCTATTCGCGGCATTCACTATGGCCTCGGTCGTTTCTTTCGTTATATCGCCTGTTACGAGCTGTACCTTCTTTCCTGCTATGCGCGCTTCCATATGAGCTCCCCCGGGTATCTTTTCCCCTTCAAGAAACAGCGCTTACGACATAGTGCGAAGCATTGATGCTCTTTAACGTAACGCTTATGAACCCTGCGGCCATTACCTCGTCGAGCGCAACTGCAGCGTCTATCCTTTCCTCAAAAGGCGGCCCGCGCTCCTCTACCTTTTTTTGCCAGTCCATGAGGACGAATATGCCGCCCTTTTTTAGCATGCGCCTCATTTCCGCAAGAACCGCTACCCTGTCATGAAGCTCGTGGAACACGAAGGCCATGAGCGCGAAATCAACGGAGGCGTCGTTTAACTGAACCGAGCTCTCCTCGTTCCTTACAGCCTTGAGATTGTACGCATGCACGCGCCGCTTAAGCTCCGTCAGCATCTCTTCCTGCGTATCGAGGGCATACACCCTGCCCACACTTCCGACTATATCGACTGCGGGCTTTGTGAAAAAACCAGGGCCGCAGCCCAAATCCGCCATGACCATGCCGGAGCGAAGCCCCGAGTCTATGAGGAACTCGCGCGGCGTAAACGGCGCAATACGGTCTTCCCTTAAAAGCCGCTCTATGCCTGCGGGGTCGAATTTATGCGGCACTTTCCGTTTTCCACCTGTATTTTTTTATTAAAACCCGCCGCCGCGAATGATAACGGCGAGTATTACTATTATGATAGCAAGGATGAGGTTACCTCTGCCAAAGAGCATTGCGTAGAAGGAATACTTTCTGTTGGTCCTTGCTCCGGGCCCTAGCCAGAAGTCGTGTAAAAGGCTCGATAGCACAATCAGTATTACGAACACTATCTTGGTCATCACGGCCTTCCCAAGCGCGGACGCATGGAAGGAAGCGTCAAGGAGCATGGACGGCGTAACGCCGATATAATACAGAACCACCGGCCCTGTTATAAGGAGCATTATTATCGCGACCCAACCCCAGAACCTGAACTTCGCTCCTACGACCTGGTATATCTCGCTCTTCTTTGCCGGCTCAAG belongs to Deltaproteobacteria bacterium and includes:
- a CDS encoding methyl-accepting chemotaxis protein, yielding MFGHLSLGKKLTLGFLVIAVLLLIVGGFGYRSLDRVADDNAATQRTFAHADAAMEIKHNLALERLFFMELLASEDLTDFESVWGEHEEASSAFVAYSNALLNGAEVEGERIEAIKNEKLRALVSKSLSTYANEILPRFKELKPVITELHETRGKIASLGAKEVAAERALEAKLATLVKEANRIDSELDDNGRHMDTILAELERARKGDIQSIFASAETHASSSKTITITSIIIGFGAAILLGIIMARRISRPIYAVINELSGGADQVHDAAAQLSSSSQQLSQNASEQASTLEETSASIQQVFSMVKQNAENSDQANKMASGAKMTAERGAKTVFEMIDGMNQINKGSSEVSKIIKVINEIAFQTNLLALNAAVEAARAGEHGKGFAVVAEEVRNLAKRSAEAAKETTSLIEQSVLLASQGSAKASEAGGVLSGIVDTNKKMEDLVSEISAASREQSDGLEQVTKAITQIDDVTQQISAASEESAASAEELASQADSMKVLVEKLGSIIDGSSRAGSAVAGNTRIGKTAAPGSNAVPTRKITTGKKTTQQKGNGHAKPAKAVVAAPRERFAKVIPLNDKEEDEFKEF
- a CDS encoding O-acetyl-ADP-ribose deacetylase; protein product: MEARIAGKKVQLVTGDITKETTEAIVNAANSALAGGGGVDGAIHMAGGPEIMAECRRIGGCPTGSAVMTGGGNLKARFVIHAVGPVFRDGKGVDREHLKGAYRTSLQIAAERGIVSIAFPSISTGAYGYPVEQASRIALKTIIGFLKEHEEVRLVRMVLFSEKDYNVYAEALKALIR
- a CDS encoding class I SAM-dependent methyltransferase, whose translation is MPHKFDPAGIERLLREDRIAPFTPREFLIDSGLRSGMVMADLGCGPGFFTKPAVDIVGSVGRVYALDTQEEMLTELKRRVHAYNLKAVRNEESSVQLNDASVDFALMAFVFHELHDRVAVLAEMRRMLKKGGIFVLMDWQKKVEERGPPFEERIDAAVALDEVMAAGFISVTLKSINASHYVVSAVS
- a CDS encoding DUF4149 domain-containing protein produces the protein MFKLFLFLHIVAALFWVGGMLFLTLVIAPFLRTLEPAKKSEIYQVVGAKFRFWGWVAIIMLLITGPVVLYYIGVTPSMLLDASFHASALGKAVMTKIVFVILIVLSSLLHDFWLGPGARTNRKYSFYAMLFGRGNLILAIIIVILAVIIRGGGF